The sequence ATCAGTAGTATTTCACCCACTGTTCACTGTTTTGAAGCTGAGTTTGTGTGAATTTGCTTTAAAGTTGTCTGTTGTTCCCTGAAGGGACCTGAGTGTGGACTCCACGCTGCTCCATCACCAGTACCACATCCCGCCACTGCCCCAGCCCTACCAGCATTACCTAACCTCCCCCCGACTGCACCACTTCCCCAGGAACGCCTCCTCTGCACAAGTGGTGGGTTTTTACAGCATCAGATGCCTAAAGCACAATcacatttaatacaaattttcAGCTGACATCATAAATACAGACTTCACGAAAGAATTGGTGCTTTCATAATTTGGAGGAATTTTCCATCTGTCCATTTGCCCTGTAGCTCTGTATTGTGTTGTATGTTGTTGGACTTATTTGGAAAGGGTAATGACagtcctgttgtttttttttttttttttgcaggtggtCCACGAGATTCGCAACTACCCGTACCCCCAACTGCACCTGCTCGCGCTGCAGAGCCTGAACCCGTCCCGGCACGCATCTGCAGTGCGTGAAAGCTACGAGGTGCGACCTCGATGCCTCCTGATGTATTAACTTGTGCCGGTTTACACCCGGCCGCTGTACGCTTGAGCCAAATTCGGTTCCATTTTTAAACCAAAGTTGCTGAAATGTAGGCCCATGCACGCATAAATTAGACACAAGACATGGAAATTATTCAATAAgtacaataaaatgaaataactcACATTTTCCAACTTGGTGTATTACAGTCGTGGCTGAGGAGTAGCTTTAAATCAGTCAGGCCATTTTAATGCTTTGGATGGTACTGAAATCCGTGTAAAATGTGTGACGTTATAGGAGCTCCTGCAGCTGGAGGACAGGTTGGGGAATGTGAACAGAGGGGCTGTGCAGACCACGATTGAGCGGTTTACGTTCCCGCACAAATACAAAAAGGTAAGAATCCATAATTTCATACATTCACTGGCTAAATTGGCATTTCTGTGCTGGTTTGGAGCATAACTGAGCACGATATCTTGCTTATGTGCAATTTGCAGAGAAGACCCCAAGAACTTAAATTAGGCATGGATGAAGACGAGCTGGACACGGATGAAAAATGCACAATATGCCTGTCCATGCTGGAGGACGGCGAAGATGTCAGGTAGGTCTTGCACACTTTAACACGGTGGTTGCTATGAATGTCATGAATAGTATGTTTTGAATCCATTCTGCTGACATTCTCTTTGACTTATTTTGGTGACCACAAAGGGAGTATATTGTTCTTATAGAATACGTTACCTTGCTTCTTTGCATGCTCAGAATCCGGTGCCTTATTATATGACAATTAAGATTTATAATCCTTTACTACTTAGGGTTAtggtttgtctatttatttatgccttGATATTTCTCAATAAGCCATTTATCAGCAAGTCCCttagtgtatttattttatcactTATACCTTAGACTGTCAAAAAAAGTGTCATGAGACTTCAAAGGCATTTGGCCATTTAATGTCCCTTTAACTGATACTGATAAGATATTTGTAGAtatagggacagtggtggcctagcggttggggaggcggccccgtagtcagaaggttgccggttcaaatcccgatccgccaaggtgccactgagcaaagcaccgtccccacacactgctccccgggtgcctgtcatggctgcccactgctcaccaagggcgatgggttaaatgctgaggacatttacatttacatttgcagcatttatcagacgcccttatccagagcgacttacaatcagtagttacagggatagtccccccctggagcaacttagggctaagtgtcttgctcagggacacaatggtagtaagtgggatttgaacctgggtctcctggttcataggcgagtgtgttacccactaggctaccaccacccctgtgtgcaccatgtgttgtgctgctgtgtatcacaatgacaatcacttcactttcacactagatgtttcattttgcaccAATCAAGCCTCTCCCTTTCCTCCATAGGAGACTACCCTGCATGCACCTCTTCCACCAGGCCTGCGTGGACCAGTGGTTGGCCACGAGTAAGAAGTGCCCGATCTGCAGGGTGGACATTGAGACCCAACTGACGCCAGACAGCTGATGTCCCCTGGAGCTTTGCGTCAGCCGTCCCTCTCCATTCCCCTCTTCATCCCTTTCCGGGTGCTTTGCCAAAACATtcacctccaccttctccatcGTCATCTTGCTCTGGGCTTGGGAGCCGACCGACGACCACTGTTGGCAAAAGACATGATGTCTGATGGAGTCTTGCTCGCGCTTCAGAAGCTGCCATGAAGACCAACTAAGAGGAAGCGACAGCATGGAAAGTGTGCGATTGCATGCGAATGGCGAAAAGAAAAGGGGGAGAAAAGTTTCGGAGGCAGGTTGAGTTGAGGGTTCACGCTCAGTTTTGCTTACAAAGATGAAGTTGTCACTGGTCAAAATGTCCCAGCATGCATGTGTAGTGTGGCTGCGGTTGTACACTATACACATACCTCCGATGTTGTCCTGGCTATTCCTCTCAGAGGAGAACCAAAACCTGTagctctttctctgtctttgtgttgtaaatgttaattgttaAACCAACATGACACATTTTGAAGCGTTTGCGATgctgctctcttttttttttttttatatctgagAATAGGCGCTCAAGACTTTCCGTGTGGTGTTTCATTTGCTTGTGGTAAATTGGAATAATCATAATTATCGCTAATTGCCGTAGACTTACAGTGTTACGTGACGACATCCCAGCATGGCTGCAGGAGGAACAAGtcaaagaggggaaaaaaaattggaatttaACCCTTTTCCGTTTTTATTTATCGACtgatatatatcattttttttcctgaacatTTCATGGATGGTGGTAGACACCTATAACCTTGTAGCCATGGTGACCAGAGAAAGAGCAGGTGTGAAGTCCGTCTGTGCAGGAGAGGGAAAATGgcgaagaaaaaaataaattgtactgATTATTTGCCGCATCTTcaaaatgcatgcatttgtggTGGGCCAAGGCTTTGTCTTGTGAATGTGTGAAGACAATGGGTTATTGTGGTTGCACTGAAAGAATATTctaacaaatgtaaaaaaaaaacaaaaaggaacaacaataacacaaaaaaattagcAGAAAAAGTAATACAAACATTACTCAGTCAGTGGTTCTTGAGTCGGCCTAGCGAGCCGCGTTGGTAGCGTTCGGACCACAAGTGTTAATTCCCTTTTGTGAAATACCTTGTTGCCTAGAAGACAAGCACATGTGATTCTGACATAGCAACACCCTTCTTCTTGTGTCTTGGTTAGCACTGTCGGAGTCTGGTATTGCTTGAACCTTCGTGTTGACCTTTGGCGGTGAATACAGCTCCTAGTCTGTGTTGTGCATGGCGGTGGTGCGTGCTGTTCTCGGAGTAGATTTATAGTagggggggaataaaaaaaaaaagggagaaaaagcCATTTGTTTGATTGATTACAAAccaaacataattttttttcctacgCTTTTATTTTCTTCGTATCCGTTCTTTTTACCATAGTGTTGCTGTTATTTGCTTTCTTGTTTCTTCTTGATTATGCCAATATGGACTTTGGGTCTGGTTGACACAGATCCCTTCGTCCACTTTCACTGTTTTTAAGGCATAGCTGCAGTGCTGGAATAATATTTATTGTTGTCTTAATGTAGCTAGCTATTGTTTCTGTAAATGCACTATAATATCAGGTTGCCTGATGTGATTGTGAGCGTTTTGTTCGTTCGTTTCTGCCACTCAGCTGCCACTGTAACTCCGATGTTGTCCTACTTTTAGGGGCTGCCGTtctaagaagaagaaaaaaaaaaaaaacaatgctaagtgtttttaaatgtagacTATAGCTAACAAGGATTTTAGCCGAACTCTTTGATACGTATCATCACTATCATCGCATTTTGTTccattctgctttttttttttttttttaccattctaTGATTTGATGAAAGTCCATTAGCTCTGTTTGATTTTGATTTGGATTATTTTAATTGGAAATGTGAACCAATTCTCAGTAAGAATTCAGTGTTGCAGGAcagcttttctgtgtgtgtgtgtgtgtgtgtgtgtggtgatgagTCTGAAAGCTCTCCTTTGCCTGTAGGCGAAGAGGGTTGTccatgttaaaaagaaaaaacgtaCATAGTTTACACAGAACATTGTGTGTTGAGATGCCTTAAGTATTTAACAATCATAATTTATTACTAACTACACAGATAGACGAGGGGCtgcattctttttctttattgctTTGCGAATGACTCGCTTATTTATTTAGACCTAGAAACACATGTAAAAAATACCTCATTGTGTGTACCTTAATGGGAGTTTGCTTTGCATGCAGTTGTATTTCTGAGGCATAAAATCTAGGGCGTGTTGACATGTTTGTACGTGGTGCTGTTTTTAACTTAGTCACATTCCATTAAACGCAACGTCTCCTCTGCCGTGATGTAGTCGTGGACAAGCTGCGAAATCTGACTGGAATTGTTTTGCATGTCCCCctctggttttgcactctctgCATGGCCAACCTCTTGCTGGTGCTGGCTCACTTATCCTTTTGTGTTCTTGtatttttcttagttttttccGTCCCAAGTGTTTCCAGAAAATTCTGCCGTGATTGTCGGGTTGTCACGCCATACCTACGTTACCTGCATACCACACATAGTGTGGTTTGTTGTGCTGACAGCTTGCTCCATAATCCATGATGTGGATTTTTAGATGTACTTTACTAATGTTTATTTAACAGAAATGGGGGCTGTAAAATGCATCACTCaccaaaaatgtacaattaaatAAAGGTTATTTGTAATGGCTCCCTACAGATATTGCACCTTTTGGAAGAAATCCAGAAATGAATTTAATTAGAATTTGTTTGGTTACtaatgtttgtgcattttttccccctgtggCATTTCCAGCTGTCTGAATTAAAAATGGCCGCCTCCGTTCTTTCCTGTTAATGTCGGCTTGTTCTTGTAACAAAGTACTGTGGGGAAATTTGCTGTGAATCTTGGGGCTGCAAactgaaagaaaagagaaaagaaaaaaaaaaaaagctgcatgtTGACACTAGGTAGTACTGCTCGCGAAGCCGGCGTTGGGCTGAACTAGCACTTTTGAactgactgtaaaaaaaaaaaaattaaaaaaggaataataaaataaacaacgtTCCCGCTGATAATGATCTGATAGCTGGACTTTGAGCTTGTGGTTCAAGTAGATTATCTGATGCtctgatttaaacattttattttattttacccccccaccaccaccaccaccatttcccCCACGTTGAGGCAGAGCGCCTGAACGCTGGTCCAAGGGGTTCGTGATTACACAGAACTTGCCTTAACGTACCGTTTGTTTGGTCATTGTTCCTTATTCTTTCCTTATTTTTCAGCAATTAGTGGACATAAGCAATAGTATTTCCATCCTTGGTGAGGCCGAAAGAGCAGTAGATTTTAAAGCACAAGCTATCTAATGCATGTTTTTCTCAGGATTAAATGTTCACATGGGAATGGATTGATATGTTAATTATTATACCATTTAatatttctgatgttttttctgctgctgacaaaaaaaaaaaaaaagaacttaatAATTTGCCAGTGAAGGGGGCGTGGCTATCTTTGTACAAGACACTGCTGTTTGCTGTAACTCCGCAATGTTTTatgatatgaatattttatagaTGAAGTAGAATATGTATTGACAATATTGAAGCAATAGCTAAATGATGATCATGTATAAACTAGATGATAAGTGTATATTAAGTACGAAAAGAAACGTCCTTAGATTCACTTTTGGTGGAttttgtactgtatttattaCTAATGATGATGCAAAAAGTTGCAGAGCTTAACCCAAACTGtactttctattttaatttcttGTCTTGTACATGAtctttttgtatgtgtttttcaaATAAATTGCTTAAAACACTACGATGGAATCTGACGTGTGATTGAATGTTTGTTGTGAGACATTAAATTCAGGAGATTGCAAGAGTGATTAAACATTGAAactatggcaaaaaaaataagtacACTGTAAATTGTCAAAGCTTTGCAGaattgttaaattaattaaattgaatttatAGTTGTACAATAATTAAGTAGGTTTGTGAAATTCACACTTAATTTTAATGTATTCTAATTGTGCtaacaaatgtacaaaacatggcctttgtataaaaaaaaaaaatactaataattgcAGACAAAAATGATatgtttatacaaaaaaaaaacagtttttgcaTTAGTCCCCTGGGAGCTTCAGTATTTGGGATACAGCACTCTGTGGATCTGCCCGTCTGCTTTCTTGTTGTCCAGCCATTTTCCGCACTGGAAGATGGTGGTCACCCAGTTGGCCGTGTTTGTGATCTCCACGCACTCCAGGTACCAACCTGGGCTGGTGCCGGTGTTGTCATGTTCCACCCTGACCCT comes from Denticeps clupeoides chromosome 11, fDenClu1.1, whole genome shotgun sequence and encodes:
- the ark2cb gene encoding E3 ubiquitin-protein ligase RNF165 isoform X2; amino-acid sequence: MVLVHVGYLVLPVFGSVRNRGSHFNRHQHSHATSCRHFHLGPQAQIPVDFPMPHPGQSQPGLAAHLAPGPHQQTPQLHPPLNPIPPPPPPPQFQDIQGPPFLPQALHQQYLIQQQLLEAQHRRIMPHSRHAQERPPHHPQALRTGYDYATSIHVPPPVTQQPRYLAEGTDWDLSVDSTLLHHQYHIPPLPQPYQHYLTSPRLHHFPRNASSAQVVVHEIRNYPYPQLHLLALQSLNPSRHASAVRESYEELLQLEDRLGNVNRGAVQTTIERFTFPHKYKKRRPQELKLGMDEDELDTDEKCTICLSMLEDGEDVRRLPCMHLFHQACVDQWLATSKKCPICRVDIETQLTPDS